The Dehalobacter sp. DCM sequence ATCACGCCGAGCAGCAAACCGGCTCCCACCAAGGCGACTGCACTATTGACCGTAATTCCCGGTACGATATATGAAGCGACGACGAGTGCCACAATATTGATTAAACAGGTCAAGATCCATTTGCGCATCATTTTGCTCTCCTTGTTATACCAAATCTACCTGGATATGCGTTGTATTGACTTCAATATCAATCATTCGGTACTGGCCTTGAACACGCAATTCCCGAAGAATATCATTGACGGTTTGGATGGTTAAGCTTATTGGCAGGCCTGCGGCATAGTGACGCCATTTATTGGAGTCTCGATTAAACCCTGCCTTGCTTTGTCCCGTGTTATGCCTCACCGCCAGTCTAATAATCCGCTCCCAAACCCAGGCAATATCCTGTACGGCCTCCAACGTTTCTTCCAGAACCCAAACCGGGATCGGAAGAAGCCATTTCCTGCTGTTGTTATGCCGAATGCCGATCAGGAGCAGAAACGATTGACGTGTCGGTTTAGTCGACAAATACCTCAACTTTAATCCTTCCTTCTTTCGGGTCATCAACATCGATATCGACAAGTTTGCCCCCACTGGATCCTTGCTCCAATTCTTGAATAAGTTCATTCAGAAGATATTCGAGATCAATTCCTCTTTTGTCGATTTCCCCTTTGGCTTCCGGCGGAATAAAGGCCATGGCCGCGTTGGCCAGTTTGGTTACGGATTTAACCAGATTCATTGGGATATTCACGTTGACTTTGGCTGCTTTCTCTCCATTGACCCGGATCCGTAAAAAACGGTTGGCCAAAATAGATAGAGCCGTATTCGTTTCAGGTACGCTTTCCTCGATCGCTTTTAGAAGTTCCATTCCTTCTGCTGCCGTGATTTTCCCCTCTTGAATCATTTCCAGGACTTTTAACCTTTCACTGCTTGCATTGCTCATGATATCATTCCCTTTCCACCTTAGCATTTTATGCCTTAATCCTTTTAGCTTATTACTTTAAATTCTTATTCCATCCCTTTTCTATGTTGGACTTTTATTTTCCAACCTTTTTTAGTCGGCTGGCAGCCTCCTGGGAGGTTATTTCTCCGCGATCCAGCGCATCTAAAATCTCTTTGCGGTTTTCTCGGTCCTCCTGGGAATCTGTACCAACCTCTACTTTATAACCCAAGGCTTGGATCGCACTGTCTAATCGTCCTCTGACCGTGGGATAGGAGATTCCCAGTTCTTTTTCCACATCTTTGATATTGCCGCGGCATTTCATAAAAACTTCGATAAATTCGAGTTGATCGGGAGGGAGCAGACAGAATTTACACGGAGCAAACTGCCCTTCCAACGTCGTGTTACAGTGCATACAGTTCAGTTTGCTCACATGAAGGCTCTGTCCGCAGATCGGACACAAACCCGGCGCTTTGTATTTCGTGATATTCACCTCCAAAATGGAACCACTGTTATGTTTCACAAGTAAAATATAACAGCCGGAATTAATTTTGTCAATATATATATTAATATTATTAAGTTTATTATTAAATTATTTAATATTCGAAGACACTAGTACAGTTATTCACCGTCTTATCATAATCGTATTCAGGATAAACCCTAACTCTGTGCCGAGTTATTGAAACGGATAATCTCCACACAATTATAATTAGAAATCTAAAATATTTGTACTCCAATATATTCTGCTGCTGTCAAATCAGAGTATACTTAGTACAGGATTTCAGAAAAGCAACTCTATTTCTCGTACCTATTATTCATTAGTTTACCACCAGCAGCTAATATACCTACATAATAAGGAAGTACCATTAAATCAAAAAAAAGATATGGATCAGGAGGACATCTATGAACTTAAGGGAAAACGTTATGGCTATTTACAACAGAAAACAGCCGGATTATTACGGGGATCTGATGGCCGCGCTTGAATTCGTCATAGACCCGGTATTCGAACGAGATGGAATGATCCCGCAGGATGGGAAAGAACACAAAGATTCGTGGGGTACTGTCAAAATGTTTCTGCCCGGCTCTCCGGGAGCGCATCCGCATCTAACACCGGAAAATATCGTCATTAAGGACATTGAAAAATGGGAAGAACAGCTCGTCGTACCGACAATCGATGATCTTGACTGGTCTAAAGCAAGGGCTCAGGCGGCTTCGATCAAAAGAGATGAAAAACTGGCAGCTATCTTTTCTCCGGGAGGCCTTTTTGAACGCAGCCATTTTCTGATGGGTTTCGAGAATGCGTTAATGAGTTATATGGAATATCCGGATGAAATGAAAGCATTGCTCAGAAAAATTGCCGATTACAAAATAGCTTTTATCAGGAAAGTTGCTGAGGAATGTCACCCTGATATCATCTTCTACCATGATGACTGGGGTTCCAAACAAAATCTGTTATTACCCCCAAGAGTATGGCGGGATATCATCAAACCGCTGCAGAAAGAGATTGCAGATACGATCCATGACTGCGGCATGATCTACATGCACCATGCGGACTGCATATGTCAGCCCATTGTCCAAGACATGGTTGAGATCGGTGTGGATGTCTGGCAAGGCGTTATCGCTCAAAACGATATCGTCGAAATTCAGCGTATTACTCAGGGGAAGATGGCGTTGGTCGGCGGCATCGACGGACCGAAGATTGATATCGAGAACATCACGGAAGAAGCCATTCGGGCGGAAGTCAGACGGGCGATTGATACCTACTGTCCGGCCGGACGTTTCTATCCTTCTATCCCCAACGGCGTATGTTTCAGAGAATGGAACAACCAAATTGTCATGGATGAACTTGCTTCCTACGGCAAAAAGTACGCCCAGGAACATCCCATCGCCAATTCGTGATTTTTTTCTCAAGAGATTGAAAAAGCCCCAATCAATGCGTGTACACTAATAAAACTATACGATAAAGCCTCCAGTAAAGGCATAATATGAAACAGCCGGGACTCCTTAAAAAAAGAGCTCTGGCTGTTTGTATTTCACTCTGGCAAGAAGACTTCCTGCTACGATTACTCAGGAAACGATTCATTTTTTACCTTTTAACAGATTGCGATCGAAAATGACAAAAAACTGACCAAACCGTAAGGACTGACTGGAACATCTTGTCCTGTGACTGACATATGATGGTATTGAAAAAATTGGAAGGCAGGAGAATCAATGACACCACCTTTTATCACCTACTCAACCTTTCACCGGCTCGGTTTGAATGTCAGAAACCTGAACGCATTACTGTTAAATACGACAGATGATTTCGAGCTTCACATCATCGATAGCAATTCCCAGGACGGCACCTGGGATTTTATCAAGAGCTTAAGCGACAGCCGGATAAAATCGATAACACGGCTGCCGATGAATTACGGTCCAATCTATGCGCTGAACTACAATCTAGCCCGCAGAAAACCCGACCAGTATTTTATTGTTCTTGAAAGTGATGTCTATCATTATGTCCCGGATTGGATCAGTCGTTTTATGAAGGTGTTTGATATGTTCCCCGATGTTGGGCTTCTGGGATTAGCCCGATCACACCCGTACCCGGTTTATTATCCCGAAGTATCCCTGCAAGAAAAAAATGGCGTTCAATATCTGCAGTTAATGCACACCGAGGTTGGCAATGTTATGGATTTCGTTCCCGGACAATGCCAATTCTTAAGACCGGAGCTCATCGACCTAATCGGTTATTGGAGCGAAGAAAACGGCTACGGAGATGCCGAATTGTCGCTTAGAGTGACTAAATACACCCCGTTTAAAGCCGGATACGTTATCGACGTCCCTATCGATATGATTCAGAGTGTTCCCTGTGAATCCTGTGAAGGACGCCCATGGTGTCAGCTTGACAAGGTTAATACGACCTGTTTCAACATTTGGAAGAGCAAGCATCGAAATGAATCCTTTGTGTTAACAAACGGTACCCGAAAATATCTGGAATGTTTCGACGAACTAAGGCAGGGCAAGAGAACAGTCTATTGTGCATCGATTCATGATCCTGATTCCTACAAAAATCACCTCTACCATATGGATTGGGCCCTGGAGAATTTCGATTACTATGCCAACAATTCCAATTAGATAGAAATAACAAGAAAAATGCCTAAAAAACTAGCCCGTTCTGCTGAGAATATCCGATCTCATGTCGTCGGCAATTTTGATCGAAGCGATATTGATGTCAGTGAGCTCGGGGACCGAATTATTTTTTATGGGTTAAGGAACAAAAGCTTCTTTCCAACTTTTTATTCTGGAATAGACCTGATCGTATCTCCGAACCTTCCTTTTGTCCTGATACCAGGCAAAAACTACGATGGGTTCCCGACAGGTTGTTGTATTGACGCGGCTTTGCACAATGTCGGCAAGCGGACAGAAGAAATTTAGACAAATCTTTAATTTTCAAAAACAAATGAAAGAAAGGGGCTCTGTCATCGGGCAAGCCCTTTCCTTGAAATAATTTCTCTTGGAAAAATAACCAAATGAATGAGATAAACCCTGGGCAATCGACGGTTATCTTTTTAAAAACCCTCGTTCTTCATGTGTATATAGGGATGCTTATTTCATTTTAATAGAGTTGAATGAAGGAAAAACTGTGTTATTGTCGAAATAATGCAAAATTTCAACTTGTGAGTAATGTGGGGGACGAAAATGGAATTGAAGTATTATAAGATCATTGTTGAATCTTCTCCGAATATGATTTGGAAATCAGGCATCGACGGTAATTGTAATTATTTCAATAATACCTGGCTGGAATTCACAGGAAGGACAATTGAACAGGAGTTAGGTGATGGCTGGGCAGAGGGTGTTCATAAAGACGATTTAAAGAATTGTTTGAAAGTTTATCTCGATTCATTCCATAATAGACAGCCATTTGAAATGGAGTACCGTCTACTGCGCGCTGATGGAGAGTATCGATGGATTAATGACAGAGGAGTCCCTTTTTTTGAAGAAGGTGAATTTAGCGGCTATATCGGAAGCTGTATCGATGTCAACGAAAAAGTTGAAGGGAGACATTTAAAATTCAAAGCCCAAAGGGATGGTTTAACAGAAATCACCAATCGGGAATACTTTGAAAAAATGTTCCTGCAGGAATTCAAGAAAGCCAAAAAAATGAAATCCCCTCTTTCTATCATTATGATCGACATTGATAATTTTAAATCAGTGAATGATACATATGGACACCTTGCCGGGGATAAAGTACTTATTGCTCTTGCAAAGACAATACAAAAAGAGATACGAAATATTGACTTGTTTGGACGATACGGGGGGGAAGAATTCATCATCGCTTTACCCGAGATTGAAGGCTCGTCGGCTAAGTCAATTGCCGAACGTCTTCGGAAAAAAATCGAAAAAACGAAAATATCCTATAAAAAACAAGCTCTCCGAGTCACTGCCAGTTTTGGAGCCGCCCAATTATCCGACGAGAAAAATCCAAAAGAACTTTTGGACAAATCGGACCAAGCCATGTATTTATCTAAGGGAAACGGTAAAAATCGTGTCACACTTTTTGAATGACAAGTACCATGTCAACCCTAAATCCTATATATCCTGACGTCAGATTTCTTTTAATACTGCGTTGTCATCATTCGCCATACGCTCGGTATGCCTCAATCCTTCGCCTTGTCTTAAAAGAAATCTGCTCATCATTATATTACAGTTTTTAGGTTGACAAGGTACTGGATTATATCAGCTTCTCCGGAACAAAACGTGCTGCTGCCTTCCGCATCAGTATAAAGTCAATCATAAAGACGACAGCACCGAATCCGCCAAGAATAGCCTCATTCAGCACGAACAATCCCGTCATCTGCCCTACCAAAAGTAAAATGACCGGGATAATAATAAACGCGCTAGTTTGCTGTGCTTCTTGAAAGGTCTTCGCTTTCGCTGAAACGAGAACCATAAAATAGATGGATAGAATCGTCACGGCAGGAGAGACCCATAAGATCAGGATCAACCATTTGATGCTGGGAAAAACGATTTTCCCAAAGTACATCCATCCCCCGATATTCATAACGATGCCAAAGACAACGGCAGAAAGCAACGTAATCACAATAGCCGGTACCGCGGTAGCAACAACCTTGGCGTTAAAGAGCTCGCGGATACTGATCGGGGTATAAAAGAGAGATTCCATGGTTTTATGTTCTTTCTCCCCGACAAAACTGCTGGCCCCGATGATACTGCCGGACATGATCGGTATCAGGAGAAAAAACACAGGGAACATGTAGTTCAAAGCAATTTCAAAGAGGAGTTGGGCGTTAGTCAGGTCTGCGAACTGGTCGCCTAAAGCGTTGATCATATAATCCATACCATTAATCGCCGAGACCCCATATCGTGCCCCGATAACGAGGATTAATGGTAATATCACCATCATGACTACCGGCACAATCAGCATCGGCATGAGTATTTGTTTATCTCCTGTGACCTCCCGAATATCTTTATAGATCATGGCACGCTGCATGGCGTTCATAAAATCACACCCCTCTGAAAACTAAAATATAAATCTTCAAGATTCCAGCGCACTTGCTTCGCTTCATAGACCTTACCGCCACGCGCAAGAATATCGGCAAGGACCTGAGTGACCTCCGAATCGCCCATGATCGGAATTCGCAGCCTGCCTTCCGGTGTTATTACCGACGCGGCGATCTCCGGGAGTTTTTCGCCTCTTATTTCCAAGTAGATCTTACTATCCTTTTGTTTTAATAGTTGCTCAAAAGTACCTAAGCCGATGATCTTACCCTCGTGGATAAATCCATAATAGGTGCAGATTTCCTCGGCATATTTCAGCTGATGGGTACAGACGAAGACGGTGACGCCTTGGTGCATGGATAGTTTACGGATCATTTGAGTCACGTTCATTGCGGCTTCTGGATCTAATCCCGACGTCGGTTCATCCAGAAATAAAACCTTCGGGCTGTGCAGCAGCGCCCGAGCCAGGGACAAACGTCGTTTCATACCCGTGCTGTACGCTTTCAGCTTCTTGTCCTTAGCGTCAATGATTTCGAATGATTCCAGCAGTTCAAATCCCCGCTTTTGGATAGCCTTATCATTCATCCCATGCAGCCTGCCAAAGAACGAGAGATTTTCCATACCCGTCAGGTTTTCGTACATCAAGGCTGTCTCAGTCATTACCCCGCAAAGTTGATGGATACCCGCCCGATCTTTTATTATGTCCTTACCCATTACCGTGGCCCGACCGCCCGATGGTTCAAGAATCCCATTAAGCAACCTTACCGTGGTCGTTTTTCCCGATCCGTTGGGACCCAGGAAGCCGAACACTTCGCCCTGAGCGATGGTAAAGCTGGTTTCATTCAAGGCATACGTACGGCCGTCATAGGATTTTTTCAGTTTATTGATTTCAATAGCGTTCATTTTCTTCACTTCCCGTTTATCGTTTCCATATTTCAAGAGGCACCACCATTATCATGCACGCCATTCAATAATTCAATGATAATTTCCAATCTAACACGTATGATAATTCCCAACTGACTTTATTCATATAAAAGACGCCTGGATATTTAGGCGCCCCCATAAACGAATAAATGAATACAGCTTGATTATTTAGCCTGCGATAACCCGATTCTTGCCATATTCTTTGGCCAAATAAAGCAACTGATCGACCCGGCTGATGAGTTTCCGCTTTTCATCCCCTTCGCCAAATTCGGTGACGCCAAAGCTTGCTGTGACCTTTCCTGTAACTTTATCATGTTCAATTTCTTCAATAAGTTCTCTGAGCCGATTGGCAATATCCTTGGCAATTCTTAGCGTTGTCTTCGGAAGAATGACGATAAATTCCTCTCCGCCCCATCGGGCGACAATGTCCTCTTGTCTGACTGCTGCTTTCACGGTATCAACCATTTTTACAATGACATCATCTCCCACCATATGGCCGTAGGTATCATTGATGCGTTTGAAATCATCGATATCAAATAAAATAAGAGAAAACGGAACGTGGCCGGCGCACATTTCATTAAGTATACTATCACACGCTGCTCGATTGGATGCTTTGGTCAAGGTATCTGTTTTAACCAGTATTTCCAGCTGTAATTGCTGTAAGTAATTCAACCGTCTTTGTTTTCCGTTTTGATAGATTAACGCACTGATCACAACGATGTGTATGACTAAATAGATTATGAGATTGACTGCAGAACCAATAATAACATTGGGAATAGTCCACGGTATCAGCGCGATAAAAATGATAAATAACAAACACGCCGTAATAACATTAAAGATCCACCGGTTAGGTATCATAAACAGACATAATGTAACAATCAACAGATTAAACGCCTCGGACATGATACTAACTGGAGCAAGCTTAACGGCAACGTACTCGTGTAACAGGTAGACGACCAGCGTAAAAACGAGGATGAGAGGAACGGTCTTCGTCTTATCTTTTGGGTTCGTAAGCAGGACATAAACAATGATCCCAAGGACTAACACGATAATTCGATGAACCAATGAATACTTGATGATTACGGCTGTATCAATATCCAGAATAAAGAAGTAGTCCGAGATAAAAAACAGGAGATGCAGGATGCAGAAAATCAGGATAATGTTCCTGCTTACCCTTATCCCTTTAAAAACTTGATCATCATGATATTCCTTTTCCAGTTTTTTGTCTTTAAATTCACCTAAGCGATTAATGGACTTTTCCATGACAACCCATCCTATCGATTTTCAAGTCTTTCTATCTATGTTATCGTCAATTTTCTAAAAAATCTTTCGGTTGATCAAAATAAATACGAATTCCATTTTCCTCCACTGAGGTCTTGATTGTAACACCATAATATCTTATTGTAGATACAGAAGTAATCATTAATTATTAATAAATTATTGCAGACAATAGTTAGTTACAGACCATAAGGATATTTATTATTGACAAAACGGCTTTATCCCCTATGATTAACTTATTTGGATGCTGTATTTGGATGCCGAAATTATTTCGATGAGGATGGTCAGCTTATGAAAAAAGGCGTAATCCGTTTGATCCTATGTATTTTGATAATAATTACATTGGTCTTAATATCCGCCTGGTACACCCACCGCCAAGAAAACAATAATGCCGTCTCTGCGGAAAAATCCGCAGAAAAGATAGCTCTGGTACGCTTGGAGGATGTCGGCCCCGGCGAACATTACAAACTTCAAGAGAACATAGATAAACTGATGGTCCTGGCTGATTATCTGCAACAGGAAGGCATCCCCTTTTCTGTCTCATTGATTCCACGCATGGTGGAACCGGATAGAAACTATGATGTTTCGATTGGCGACGACACGCCCTATACCCAGCAATTCCTGGCTGCAATGAAAGGCCTGGAACAGAGAGGCGGTATTATCGGAGTCCACGGTTATACACACCAAAGCGGAAGCAGCCGTAGTGTTGCCGGATATGAATTTTACAGTAAAGCGAAAAATCCGGATGTACCAAACACTTTTACCTACGCCGAAGAACGTGCGGACAAAGCCATTGCCTTATTTAATCAAGTCGGGATCAAACCGGCCTATTGGGAAACGCCGCATTACAGCGCATCTGCTCACCAACTGGTCGCTTTTCAAAAAAAATTCGGTATAATTTATGAAAATAATTACTATTATCCGGAAGCGTGGAAAAGATACGCTGTCCTGAATGAGAATGATCAGTATTACTGCGGTTTGGACGTTGTGCCTGCTCCCATCGGTCATTTAAACTCACCGGATCGCCTTTCAGCCATGCTGGCTGTCCTGGATGATCCGGAAAAGTCCGGAACACTGGCATCTTTCTATGTCCATCCGACTTACGAGTTTCAGTTTATTAAAAAGGTAGAGCTTGAAAACGGTAAAACACAATACGTCTATGATGAAAACTCTCTCTTGCACCAGTGTGTGCGCGAATTTAAAAGCAGAGGGTATCAGTTTGTGTCTCTGTATTCCCTGGTCGGGTTCGTGCCGGCTCAACGGGAAGAGAAGATTCTGTTTAATCCGGGTGATGAATTATATGCGGGTCAATTTGTCAAGGGTACTCCGGGGAATTCTCTGCTTGTGTGGAATAAGAAAGCAGATCAGTGGCACATGTATCAGTACACCGCACCTTGGTTTGTGCCAAGGGATTTAAAAGCCTTTGCGGATAGGGGAGTCTGGCTAAAAGATTTAGCACTGCCCAAAGGCACAATTCCTTTAACCGGGTATTTTATTAATAACGCCAGGCAGGACCTCATGCTATTCAACCCGGTTTCGAGGAAAGTCATTCTGGCTGAAAACGACGGCGATAAATTCATTCCCCAGGATATGCCGATGACTGCGTTCAATAACTTGAAAAAGGCCCAACCTTTGGCTGGCGACCTGAATGGCGACGGCCTGACTGACCTTTTCCTTTATGACAGAGACAATAGCCGAATTGGAACAGCAATCAATACAGGCGGTACCTTCACCGATTTTTCATGGCAGCCCTTTAGTTTGCTTAAAAAAGAAAATCTTCAGCTGACAGTCGGAGATTATAATGGTGACGGGCGATGTGACATAGTCATCTTGGATCCGGATAAAAATCTAGGATATTTGCTATCCGGGAATACATCAAACAACTTCACTCTTGGAGATCGGATAAATAATCAAATCCAGATTAAAGAAGACGAACGTATCACCACCGCCGACGTCAACGGTGATGGCAAGGACGACTTGCTCATTATCAACCCGAATGGCCTTTGGCAATATGCCATCTCCAACGGCAGTGAATTTGACTCCGTAAGATCTTACGGCCCATGGGGGCAAGGGAAAGATGAAGCTGCTCTCGCCGCCGATATTAATGGTGATAACAAGGCCGATCTGGTTATGATCGATCATGCGGCCGGCCGTTACAACATGAATACCGCCATATCCGTTTTGGATACGAACTTATAATTCTTAGACTTAACAAATTTTATAACGTAAAAAATCCCGGTAAATGCTAAATCATTCTGCATATACCGGGATTAATTCTTCTTTATACGACCATATCCTTAAGTGTGATGGTTGGACACTGGTACCGTCCCCATTGCGTCGTTTTATCCTCAAATTGGATAGCCTGATTTGGACACCAATGCATACAGGCCAGACAAAATTCACAATGATGCTGCCAAGAAGGCGTGTTATCTGCTATCCGGATATTCCCGGCAGCGCAGACCTTTTCACACGTACCGCAGCTATTGCACTGGTCATTAAGCCAGAATTTCTTATCGATTTCATAGGGAACGAACTCCGGCCGCTGCCAGCTATCTTGTGTGTCCGTGTCGTCCAGAGTTGGGCTGAAAGTTGCTTCATTAACAATCTTGGCGATGCCCGCCATCATCTTTTCCTGGATACCGATCATCGTATTCTGCTCAGCTTCTGGGGCCGGTGGATAGAAGACATTGAAGTTATCAGGCATTTGAATCTCAAACGTATCCGCCAGGATCAGATTTTTTTCTGCAAGGAGTTGTTTCAATTGGGTGAGCGAACACCCAGAAGATTCACCGAAATTTGAAATGGCAAAAACATAGGTAGTCTGATGGGGTACAACGTTTATTTGTCGGACAAAATTCTCAACCAAAAGCGGCACGCCTTCGGCAAAAACCGGAAAGACGATGCCGATTTTCTCTGAATGGACAGGAATTTCTTGTGCAACTAATTTGCCGGTGATACGTACAACCTCGGAATCTTTCAGCAAACAGCAAAGATCCTTAGCGATTTTTAAAGAGTTTCCCGTCCCGG is a genomic window containing:
- a CDS encoding SHOCT-like domain-containing protein; the protein is MSNASSERLKVLEMIQEGKITAAEGMELLKAIEESVPETNTALSILANRFLRIRVNGEKAAKVNVNIPMNLVKSVTKLANAAMAFIPPEAKGEIDKRGIDLEYLLNELIQELEQGSSGGKLVDIDVDDPKEGRIKVEVFVD
- a CDS encoding DUF2089 domain-containing protein encodes the protein MKHNSGSILEVNITKYKAPGLCPICGQSLHVSKLNCMHCNTTLEGQFAPCKFCLLPPDQLEFIEVFMKCRGNIKDVEKELGISYPTVRGRLDSAIQALGYKVEVGTDSQEDRENRKEILDALDRGEITSQEAASRLKKVGK
- a CDS encoding uroporphyrinogen decarboxylase family protein — protein: MNLRENVMAIYNRKQPDYYGDLMAALEFVIDPVFERDGMIPQDGKEHKDSWGTVKMFLPGSPGAHPHLTPENIVIKDIEKWEEQLVVPTIDDLDWSKARAQAASIKRDEKLAAIFSPGGLFERSHFLMGFENALMSYMEYPDEMKALLRKIADYKIAFIRKVAEECHPDIIFYHDDWGSKQNLLLPPRVWRDIIKPLQKEIADTIHDCGMIYMHHADCICQPIVQDMVEIGVDVWQGVIAQNDIVEIQRITQGKMALVGGIDGPKIDIENITEEAIRAEVRRAIDTYCPAGRFYPSIPNGVCFREWNNQIVMDELASYGKKYAQEHPIANS
- a CDS encoding glycosyltransferase, with translation MTPPFITYSTFHRLGLNVRNLNALLLNTTDDFELHIIDSNSQDGTWDFIKSLSDSRIKSITRLPMNYGPIYALNYNLARRKPDQYFIVLESDVYHYVPDWISRFMKVFDMFPDVGLLGLARSHPYPVYYPEVSLQEKNGVQYLQLMHTEVGNVMDFVPGQCQFLRPELIDLIGYWSEENGYGDAELSLRVTKYTPFKAGYVIDVPIDMIQSVPCESCEGRPWCQLDKVNTTCFNIWKSKHRNESFVLTNGTRKYLECFDELRQGKRTVYCASIHDPDSYKNHLYHMDWALENFDYYANNSN
- a CDS encoding sensor domain-containing diguanylate cyclase gives rise to the protein MELKYYKIIVESSPNMIWKSGIDGNCNYFNNTWLEFTGRTIEQELGDGWAEGVHKDDLKNCLKVYLDSFHNRQPFEMEYRLLRADGEYRWINDRGVPFFEEGEFSGYIGSCIDVNEKVEGRHLKFKAQRDGLTEITNREYFEKMFLQEFKKAKKMKSPLSIIMIDIDNFKSVNDTYGHLAGDKVLIALAKTIQKEIRNIDLFGRYGGEEFIIALPEIEGSSAKSIAERLRKKIEKTKISYKKQALRVTASFGAAQLSDEKNPKELLDKSDQAMYLSKGNGKNRVTLFE
- a CDS encoding ABC transporter permease subunit; the encoded protein is MNAMQRAMIYKDIREVTGDKQILMPMLIVPVVMMVILPLILVIGARYGVSAINGMDYMINALGDQFADLTNAQLLFEIALNYMFPVFFLLIPIMSGSIIGASSFVGEKEHKTMESLFYTPISIRELFNAKVVATAVPAIVITLLSAVVFGIVMNIGGWMYFGKIVFPSIKWLILILWVSPAVTILSIYFMVLVSAKAKTFQEAQQTSAFIIIPVILLLVGQMTGLFVLNEAILGGFGAVVFMIDFILMRKAAARFVPEKLI
- a CDS encoding ABC transporter ATP-binding protein, with product MNAIEINKLKKSYDGRTYALNETSFTIAQGEVFGFLGPNGSGKTTTVRLLNGILEPSGGRATVMGKDIIKDRAGIHQLCGVMTETALMYENLTGMENLSFFGRLHGMNDKAIQKRGFELLESFEIIDAKDKKLKAYSTGMKRRLSLARALLHSPKVLFLDEPTSGLDPEAAMNVTQMIRKLSMHQGVTVFVCTHQLKYAEEICTYYGFIHEGKIIGLGTFEQLLKQKDSKIYLEIRGEKLPEIAASVITPEGRLRIPIMGDSEVTQVLADILARGGKVYEAKQVRWNLEDLYFSFQRGVIL
- a CDS encoding GGDEF domain-containing protein; its protein translation is MEKSINRLGEFKDKKLEKEYHDDQVFKGIRVSRNIILIFCILHLLFFISDYFFILDIDTAVIIKYSLVHRIIVLVLGIIVYVLLTNPKDKTKTVPLILVFTLVVYLLHEYVAVKLAPVSIMSEAFNLLIVTLCLFMIPNRWIFNVITACLLFIIFIALIPWTIPNVIIGSAVNLIIYLVIHIVVISALIYQNGKQRRLNYLQQLQLEILVKTDTLTKASNRAACDSILNEMCAGHVPFSLILFDIDDFKRINDTYGHMVGDDVIVKMVDTVKAAVRQEDIVARWGGEEFIVILPKTTLRIAKDIANRLRELIEEIEHDKVTGKVTASFGVTEFGEGDEKRKLISRVDQLLYLAKEYGKNRVIAG
- a CDS encoding DUF2334 domain-containing protein; translation: MKKGVIRLILCILIIITLVLISAWYTHRQENNNAVSAEKSAEKIALVRLEDVGPGEHYKLQENIDKLMVLADYLQQEGIPFSVSLIPRMVEPDRNYDVSIGDDTPYTQQFLAAMKGLEQRGGIIGVHGYTHQSGSSRSVAGYEFYSKAKNPDVPNTFTYAEERADKAIALFNQVGIKPAYWETPHYSASAHQLVAFQKKFGIIYENNYYYPEAWKRYAVLNENDQYYCGLDVVPAPIGHLNSPDRLSAMLAVLDDPEKSGTLASFYVHPTYEFQFIKKVELENGKTQYVYDENSLLHQCVREFKSRGYQFVSLYSLVGFVPAQREEKILFNPGDELYAGQFVKGTPGNSLLVWNKKADQWHMYQYTAPWFVPRDLKAFADRGVWLKDLALPKGTIPLTGYFINNARQDLMLFNPVSRKVILAENDGDKFIPQDMPMTAFNNLKKAQPLAGDLNGDGLTDLFLYDRDNSRIGTAINTGGTFTDFSWQPFSLLKKENLQLTVGDYNGDGRCDIVILDPDKNLGYLLSGNTSNNFTLGDRINNQIQIKEDERITTADVNGDGKDDLLIINPNGLWQYAISNGSEFDSVRSYGPWGQGKDEAALAADINGDNKADLVMIDHAAGRYNMNTAISVLDTNL
- a CDS encoding EFR1 family ferrodoxin (N-terminal region resembles flavodoxins. C-terminal ferrodoxin region binds two 4Fe-4S clusters.) — its product is MSTTIYYFSGTGNSLKIAKDLCCLLKDSEVVRITGKLVAQEIPVHSEKIGIVFPVFAEGVPLLVENFVRQINVVPHQTTYVFAISNFGESSGCSLTQLKQLLAEKNLILADTFEIQMPDNFNVFYPPAPEAEQNTMIGIQEKMMAGIAKIVNEATFSPTLDDTDTQDSWQRPEFVPYEIDKKFWLNDQCNSCGTCEKVCAAGNIRIADNTPSWQHHCEFCLACMHWCPNQAIQFEDKTTQWGRYQCPTITLKDMVV